In one Tripterygium wilfordii isolate XIE 37 chromosome 22, ASM1340144v1, whole genome shotgun sequence genomic region, the following are encoded:
- the LOC119990491 gene encoding TSET complex member tstD-like isoform X1 — protein MILAILFANVEGNILIESFVSYLRFNGVPAEERLHWRSFLVKLGADNLKGVKNEEHLIASHKSVYIVYTVLGDVSIFVVGKDEYDELALAEVIFAITSSVKDVCGKPPTERVFLDKYGKICLCLDEIVWQGVLDNADKDRVARLTRMKPPNEF, from the exons ATGATACTAGCAATTCTCTTTGCGAATGTGGAAGGCAACATCCTAATCGAAAG TTTTGTGTCTTATCTTAGATTCAATGGAGTTCCAGCTGAGGAACGCCTGCACTGGCGATCATTCTTAGTTAAACTGGGAGCAGATAATCTTAAAGGTGTGAAGAATGAAGAGCACCTTATTGCAAGCCACAA GTCTGTTTATATAGTCTACACAGTGCTTGGGGATGTTAGCATTTTTGTTGTGGGCAAGGATGAGTATGATGAACTTGCTT TGGCAGAAGTCATCTTTGCTATTACCTCGTCTGTGAAGGATGTATGTGGCAAGCCTCCGACAGAGCGCGTTTTTCTGGATAAGTATGGGAAGATTTGCTTGTGTCTCGATGAAATTGTTTGGCAG GGAGTGCTGGATAATGCAGACAAAGATAGAGTAGCAAGGCTAACGAGAATGAAACCTCCAAACGAGTTCTGA
- the LOC119990491 gene encoding TSET complex member tstD-like isoform X2 — MILAILFANVEGNILIERFNGVPAEERLHWRSFLVKLGADNLKGVKNEEHLIASHKSVYIVYTVLGDVSIFVVGKDEYDELALAEVIFAITSSVKDVCGKPPTERVFLDKYGKICLCLDEIVWQGVLDNADKDRVARLTRMKPPNEF; from the exons ATGATACTAGCAATTCTCTTTGCGAATGTGGAAGGCAACATCCTAATCGAAAG ATTCAATGGAGTTCCAGCTGAGGAACGCCTGCACTGGCGATCATTCTTAGTTAAACTGGGAGCAGATAATCTTAAAGGTGTGAAGAATGAAGAGCACCTTATTGCAAGCCACAA GTCTGTTTATATAGTCTACACAGTGCTTGGGGATGTTAGCATTTTTGTTGTGGGCAAGGATGAGTATGATGAACTTGCTT TGGCAGAAGTCATCTTTGCTATTACCTCGTCTGTGAAGGATGTATGTGGCAAGCCTCCGACAGAGCGCGTTTTTCTGGATAAGTATGGGAAGATTTGCTTGTGTCTCGATGAAATTGTTTGGCAG GGAGTGCTGGATAATGCAGACAAAGATAGAGTAGCAAGGCTAACGAGAATGAAACCTCCAAACGAGTTCTGA
- the LOC119992069 gene encoding uncharacterized protein LOC119992069 isoform X1: MHGSSNCFGCCNKPPLITSVDDPSKGLKTQGNQVNNPSISEGFWTTSTSDMDNSAVQSRGSISSISTTNQILDANGVTGSINTPEFVNHGLILWNQTRQQWVGNKKFENRPREVQDPKLNTHCLSMVTQFWLCSWNATYDSLLGSNKPFPQPIPLAEMVDFLVDVWEQEGMYD; the protein is encoded by the exons ATGCATGGG AGCAGTAATTGTTTTGGATGCTGTAATAAGCCCCCACTAATCACCTCAGTGGATGATCCATCAAAAGGACTGAAAACTCAAGGTAATCAAGTGAACAATCCAAGCATATCAGAGGGTTTCTGGACAACCAGCACGAGTGATATGGACAACAGTGCAGTTCAGTCCCGAGGAAGCATCTCATCAATTAGCACAACTAACCAGATCCTTGATGCGAACGGTGTGACTGGCAGCATTAACACTCCTGAATTCGTAAATCATG GTCTTATTCTCTGGAATCAAACTAGGCAACAATGGGTAGGAAATAAAAAGTTTGAAAACAGGCCACGAGAGGTTCAGGATCCCAAATTAAA CACTCATTGTCTCAGCATGGTTACACAATTCTGGCTTTGCAGTTGGAACGCGACATACGACAGTTTACTAGGGAGTAACAAGCCATTCCCTCAGCCAATTCCTCTCGCT GAAATGGTAGATTTCCTAGTGGACGTTTGGGAGCAGGAGGGAATGTACGATTGA
- the LOC119992069 gene encoding uncharacterized protein LOC119992069 isoform X3, whose protein sequence is MHGSSNCFGCCNKPPLITSVDDPSKGLKTQGNQVNNPSISEGFWTTSTSDMDNSAVQSRGSISSISTTNQILDANGVTGSINTPEFVNHGLILWNQTRQQWVGNKKFENRPREVQDPKLNWNATYDSLLGSNKPFPQPIPLAEMVDFLVDVWEQEGMYD, encoded by the exons ATGCATGGG AGCAGTAATTGTTTTGGATGCTGTAATAAGCCCCCACTAATCACCTCAGTGGATGATCCATCAAAAGGACTGAAAACTCAAGGTAATCAAGTGAACAATCCAAGCATATCAGAGGGTTTCTGGACAACCAGCACGAGTGATATGGACAACAGTGCAGTTCAGTCCCGAGGAAGCATCTCATCAATTAGCACAACTAACCAGATCCTTGATGCGAACGGTGTGACTGGCAGCATTAACACTCCTGAATTCGTAAATCATG GTCTTATTCTCTGGAATCAAACTAGGCAACAATGGGTAGGAAATAAAAAGTTTGAAAACAGGCCACGAGAGGTTCAGGATCCCAAATTAAA TTGGAACGCGACATACGACAGTTTACTAGGGAGTAACAAGCCATTCCCTCAGCCAATTCCTCTCGCT GAAATGGTAGATTTCCTAGTGGACGTTTGGGAGCAGGAGGGAATGTACGATTGA
- the LOC119992069 gene encoding uncharacterized protein LOC119992069 isoform X2 — MGNCFGCCNKPPLITSVDDPSKGLKTQGNQVNNPSISEGFWTTSTSDMDNSAVQSRGSISSISTTNQILDANGVTGSINTPEFVNHGLILWNQTRQQWVGNKKFENRPREVQDPKLNTHCLSMVTQFWLCSWNATYDSLLGSNKPFPQPIPLAEMVDFLVDVWEQEGMYD; from the exons ATGGG TAATTGTTTTGGATGCTGTAATAAGCCCCCACTAATCACCTCAGTGGATGATCCATCAAAAGGACTGAAAACTCAAGGTAATCAAGTGAACAATCCAAGCATATCAGAGGGTTTCTGGACAACCAGCACGAGTGATATGGACAACAGTGCAGTTCAGTCCCGAGGAAGCATCTCATCAATTAGCACAACTAACCAGATCCTTGATGCGAACGGTGTGACTGGCAGCATTAACACTCCTGAATTCGTAAATCATG GTCTTATTCTCTGGAATCAAACTAGGCAACAATGGGTAGGAAATAAAAAGTTTGAAAACAGGCCACGAGAGGTTCAGGATCCCAAATTAAA CACTCATTGTCTCAGCATGGTTACACAATTCTGGCTTTGCAGTTGGAACGCGACATACGACAGTTTACTAGGGAGTAACAAGCCATTCCCTCAGCCAATTCCTCTCGCT GAAATGGTAGATTTCCTAGTGGACGTTTGGGAGCAGGAGGGAATGTACGATTGA